TATCTAAAGATGGTGAGATAACTTTAAGTGAGTTTAACTTATCCCCTCACTGTCTAATAGTTAAAGTTCATTATGAGGTGCCATCTCTTCAGGGTGAGCCTCATCTCAGTACCGCCTATGCCGTGATGATGTCTTACTGGGAAGGCGTGGTTCACTTTGTCCTCTTCCTCACCATCATCCACTGCATGTTCAGACGGTAAGCTGAGGCATCACCGCCGTCTCTGCCCATCAGCTGTGTGCTCAGTGAAACCTGTTAaggaaacctgttgtttttctgttggtgCAGGAAGTCCTATCGCAGCCTGGGCCTGCTGTGGGCGGGCTCCTCCATCGCCCACCAAATTGTTCTCATCCCGGGAGTGGTCATTGGTGAGAGCCGCCTACAGAAGCACTGGATTTCACGGTGTGAATCACTGAGTGTTGTTTGAGGTCATCTCTGCTGATGATGTTCTGGTTTGCGCAGGTAAATATGGCTCTAACATCCGACCAGCCTTTTGGAGGAATGTCCCGTTCTTTCTGGTGCCTTTCTGGGCAGCCTCCCTGCTCTTCAGCAGACCCAGAGAGATGCCGATTGTCCCAGCAGACAAGGTGAATTTCAGCTGTTGAGACATGCTTATTCCCTGTTTCCTCCCTCTGGTAATAATCTGGCGACCTCTTAGACTCATGTCGCGACCCCTTGTGTGGGACCCAAAGCccaggttggaaaccactgccACAGACAATCAACTAATTTGTGCTAATTGCCTTTTATGCTGATATCACAGCCTGACTATCACAGGGTGTAGAGATCTGTCTTGGCTAACACATTGTTAACAATAGGCTTTATCATGAAAGATGACAGTAATACCAGTATACCTTTAGTAAGCTAATCTTGTCCCTCACATGAATTAGGCTTTAATCACCATGAAGGTGTTAAAGTGATGAAGTGGACAGTACCCACATTAActaaaaatatttctttgtcGACTAGGTTGCGGCAGAGCAGAAGAAAGGTCTGCTGTCCCGGCCGGTCGACCTGCTTCTCTCACTTCTGTTAGTGGGAGCGATGGCGTTCTCTGTTTTCAGGGGCTTAGTGAGTAAAACCACATGGCagcttctgtttctcttccagtATTTCTGCCTGTGATCGTACTCACTGAGGAAATTGGTAACACATTTGAATactgtttctctcctcctgctgtgtttcaggTGGTGCTGGACTGTCCTCTGGACGCCTGTTTCACCTACATCTATCAGTATGAGCCGTATCTCAAAGACCCAGTCGGCTTCCCCAGGGTTATGGTGAGTCTGCGGGAGGATATGCAGATACTAAGTCTGCTGTATATGCCTCTTCTGAATGATACCTGATTTTTGTGCACAATTCTTTTAGATGCTGGTGTATTTGTTCTACGCCGTGCCCCTGCTGACTGTCCTCATCTATGGTCTGAAAACACCTGGGTGCAGCTGGATGTTAGACTGGACCATCTTCTTTGCTGGAGCCATGGCTCAGGTACCTTGTGGTTATCACGTATTTGCTGTTATTCTTAGTCCTTGAAAAAGCAAAATGCAACATTAAGTCTAATGTTGACTCACTTCTACTTCCCCCGCTGGTCTTTCCAGACCCAGTGGTGCCATATCGGTGCATCTCTGCACTCCCGTACTCCCTTCACGTACCGAGTCCCGGCAGACAAATGGTGGCCTGTTATCACTCTCAATGCGCTGCTCGCTGCTGCGCCGGCTCTGCTCGCCCTGCGCTGCCACACCAACCCGGCTTATTTTATGAAACCCGTTCCCAAGGGACAGACCAACAacgagaagaagaagaactaAACCACACACCAGCCACAGACTGTCAAGGAATACTTCACGCTATGTGACAAGGCTAATGTTTTCTGGGGActctcttttgtgcacaaactgctttaaacacacaaatttTTCAACCTTTAAAACCCAGaagaaatctttaaaaaaaaaaaactgctctctGAGTTCACTGTTTGAAATCAGTCAACTCTCGCAGCACTCCCTGCATGGACTATTGGACCCTGATAAGAAAGGCTGTTGATGAAGTTGAGGGCTTTCAGCTTTCAGGTGACTCACGCAGACACCCAGCTGGTATCGTCCCAAACTAAGACTGCAAACCTGAATATAGAGGTCGGCAACACACTGCTGGAGACTGAAAGTCATTATTATACATCTTTCTATGTAGAAATCCACACAGAGACTCTACagctttagtttgttttgtaCTGATTTAAAATTGACATGGTCTGTGAAAACTACCACAGCTTTCATCCATTTAAAAACTGCACATACAGGTTCATAAAATTCACTGAAAGCCTGAGTAACCTGAGAGTTTGTGATAAGGGTGGGTAATAGCAGATGGTACTCAAGCAGTAAATATGATGAAGGAAGACATTCACTCACTGACACACCGTGCAATGTGTTTGGTGATCCTGCATGTTGTCACTAGGGCTCCTGTCTTATCTGTTGGTTGACtaattaattgtttggtttataaaatgtcaacaatCTCTCACacttgagaagctgaaacatcatcaattaatcaactaataatTTTACCTTTAGTTATCTCAGTGCCTCACGTTCCACTTTATttacatcaataaaaacaaatggttCGGTATCTGAGAGTCTCTTAGCTCATGTCTGTCTTCAAGCTGTAAGTTGATAATGAATCCAAAgttaaaatttgtttttctccactgtATGAGCAGTTTCCTGGTTTCACAGGACCGTCTCCTCCGAAGTCAATATGTCAATACTGTCCCTGTGTGGTGATGTCATTGTGCCCTATGTGCGgtgaactgctgctgttgtcaaaCTGATAAGCAGTGAACCCTGGAATTAGGTGAGCTGGCTCATACAACAGCAAATGATCACATGGCACATCGGTCGGCCGTGAGTGGCTCAAACCGTTTCAGTCTCGGATtctaaattgtctttttttttttttttggtggtaAATCAGAATTGTCCTCTCATGCTGTGTGCACAGGGCTATAGCTACATATGAGGACAATGAGGTCACATCttcaggtcttttttttctcagaatacATTTTATAATCTAAAAGTTTTCAGGTGAAGGAAAATGAATAATGATATCAATTTAACtattaatttaaatattctCAGTGCAATTTATTCTtggcagagaagagagaacTGGCACCATCGTGAAAGAAAAACTGGACATAAAACTTGAATCTCaaatgggtttttaaaaatgaccaagtaaatgaattaaacatggacaaaatgtgtgcatgtgtgcgtgtgtgtgtgcgtgtgcatctGGCTGAAATGTCCTATAATACATTACACACCTGTGAAAATTGaattgactgtgtgtgtgtgttttttttgtacacTGGAGGTTCTGTTGATTGTGGCAAACACAGTCTGTTGTGTCTCACTCACCTGGTGGGTCATCCTTCTCCTTCTTCAAATATTCTgctcactgacaaaacaaagatgagaaaattgcCTCATGtaccaaacaggaaaacaggatGAAACTATTTCGCACTGTGTAGAGTCCATAATAAAGTGAGTGGCAAAGCTCACAAAACTAAAGCCAGAATGGAGAGTCTTCACCCGCCGGGGTACCGAGGGGACATGATAGAAACAATCtaagcacaaaaacactttcCTGTCAAAAATGGATGGATTATAGGATCTCTACACACACCAGTGGAACAAACAACTACAGCCTTGCTAGTGCTCTATGTGAGGCTTTGAGCTAAATGGTAACATCAGCATTCTACAATGCTCTTAAAGACATTGCCAACATgatgtttatcatgttcatCATATTAGTTTAGTGTGTAATCCTGCTACATGCCTGATTAACTAAATAACTAAATGTAAGATATTCAGCTAGCtgtggctgatgggaatgtcattagtctTATGAGTATTTtgacacaaaacaaagtgtAGGATAAAAGTTTGACCTGACGGTGgcaaatttcatggtaattcATGGTTTTCagtcaaaaccaaaaaagtcAACCTTGTGGTGGCAATAGAGAAAAAGTCTGGGAACCATGAGTGTCTGTACAAATCCATCTAAAAGCTGTCAAGACATTTACACAGTAGAGGCAGATGAATGAGTTAGATTTGTTGGCTTGAGTGAAGAATAATCAGAAATGTTCTTGTTCATTTTTCCCCACTTTATTAAGAATGAAATACAACAGCAGGACAAAAAGTCATAAGAACACCAAAAAAGTGGATAACCGATCAAATATCAAAGGGACCAAAGACAAAAAATTGTGACATTCTACCCATCATGTAAATATAGCCGTGCAAAGATTGAAAGGATTTAGCAATTCAGATACAATCAAGTGGTTATCTCAAGAAAGTATTGTATAATCCCTTCCAAACTAACTATGTCAACGGGACATATTCATTAGTTGAGAGTGCTTGTGGGGTGAGGGGAGTCTATTTGATTGGACAAGGTCCAACTATTCATCAAGGATCAGCCAATAACAAACACCACAATATTTACAATACAGAGATTAGAGGCAATCAAATGATTAATTTTGTTACTGATTGATTGTTGGACTTATATACTGGTATAGAAAAATGATGTTACATCGGATCTCTGAAGtataagtaaaaaaagaaagcataTTCACTAGCAAATGATTCATAATAAATAGGAACATTACACAAAACATAGCAAATATTAGAAAAAAGCATGTCAGTAGATTAAGACAGACCAGCTACTCAGGTACTCTATGGAAAAAAGTGACAAGCTACAGTACACATACAAAAAGCTCAGGGTAACCAGGGACTGAATGCTGTCTTGCATCAAATACATCTGTGCTTTGTAAACAGAATACTAGGATGAGAGTCATTTTTCATGTAGAACAAGCaaacttgaaagaaaaaagtgactCAGCACTTctcttagtctctctctcttacatgCATACGctcacacatgctcacacactgcTGTCAGTCTGACAGACCAAGAGAGCGTTTTAGTTCTTAGACGGGTGAAGGATTTACTGTACTGAGGGGTTAGGGAGGGAAGGTGTTAATAAGAGTTAGTGTTAGAGTTAGTGTTCACATGGACCTCGGTTAAAGGAAGAGTGGGGGAGAATGGGGGGGACAAAAAGAggcatcaaaacacacaaactcaatgACGGGATTATGGAGATAAACTTTATGTTAGAGTAAGAAAACCTTATTTGTCAGCTAAACAGAAAGCATGGTCAGAAGCAGGAAAGGAAATGGGAGTGATGTGAACTACTGTCTTTCTTGATGGGCCATGGTTAGCACCTAGGCATTGCAGACGTTGTTGTATTATTTGGTTCAGTAGTAGCTGTGTGCGTCCTCTCTGGCCTTGTGTCCCTCCCCTCCATGTCTCCTGTGGCCGTGGCGTTCATGGTGCTGATTGTGGTGGTGGCGTCTGTACCGGTGGGATCTCCGGGCtaaaaggagagggaaacaAATATGTTGCATTATACATGTGCTGTAGTACTGTACctttattttgtatatttctacattatatatttttgatattttagaGAACCTTGTGTTTGCACTGTAGGCTGACGCTGACATcaatgaaataacaaaaaatgttttctaagtttgtttttttaaagatttatgacCAGTGTATTTAGTGAAAAACTATGTGACAGTGACAATGTTTTCTAAATTACCTCAAACATATCTTGTTATTTCTGTACTGCAATTACTTGTTGCTAATCAGGTGCCAttcactcactgagcactttattaggaacatcatactaatactgggtagggCCTTCCTTTGCTTTCATTACAGGCTCAATTTTCCGTGGTACTGATTCCACAAGATGCTGGAAACTTTCCTTTGGAATCCATGTTGATGTGATTTATCACattatttctgcagatttgtcagctgcacattcattctgccaacctcctgttctaccacatctcACCACTGCTCTATTGGATCCTGTTGTGGTGAGtggggaggccactgaaatACACcgaactcactgtcatgttcaagaaaccagtttgagatgaatTGACAAcgtgacatggtgcattatcagactggaagtagccattagatTAGATGGTAAATTGCTGACATAAAGGGATACACGTGATCAACAACAATACTCAGAttggctgtggcattcaaaccatgatgACCATGATAAGTAATGAGGGGGCCCtaagtgtgccaagaaaacattccccagtCCATTACACCACCggcagcagcctggactgttgacacgAGGCAGATTGGGaatccatggattcatgctgtcGATGCCAAGTcctgaccctaccatctgtgtgcctcagcagaaatccagattcatcagaccaggctacattgTTCCAGTCTTCatctgtccagttttggtgagcttGTGCCCATTGCAGCCTTGGATTTATGTTCTTGGCTGACGAGAGTGAAACacgtggtcttctgctgttgtagcccatccacctcaaggtttaACATGTTGATGCTTGCCTGCTCAACACGGTTGTTTTGTGTCAGCTCCTACCAGACTGgtcattctcctctgacctctgtcatcaCCAAGGTGTCTCTGTCCACAGACCTGCCGCtctctggatgtttttttgttttttacactaCACATTCTGGttaaactctagagactgttgtgtatGAAAATCCCAGGGGGATCAGCATTTTCAGATAAACCTATCTGTGTGGCATCAACAATCATGCCGCAGTCAGTCAAAGTCAGTAAGATcacatttttctaatatttGATGTGAagattaactgaagctcctgacttCTACCTGCAGTTCAGCTGATGCCCTAATCCCTAGGCTATATTTGACAAGGAAAgccaattaaaaataaagattttttacAATGACAGCCTGACAAAAGGTTTAGAACTGGAGGCAGGacaggaaaaaagaataaaacaaaaagattaCCATGTAATTCATGTGATTATAGGGCCGcaaagctgaagctgaagtAAAAAGTTaagatttgattaaaaaaaagcttcaatACACAACACAAGTTTAAAACAGACACTCAACACTCACACTTTGTGCAGATGATCCTGGGTCTCTCCCAGCTCCCGTCGGCCCGGCAGCGAGCAGTGGGGATGTGACGCTGGTAGAAGCCCTCAGAGCACTGGTAGCGCACCACTGAATGGATGTCATAGTGTGACCGCCGGCGACCTATCAAATGGGCGTTCTCCACCGTGGGCGGGGTCCCACACAACACTGCGGAAAAATTATTCAATTAAACCAGATAAAAGTAGCCATATCTCCAGTAGCTGTTTCTCATCAGTCCATGTATGATAATAGTATCTACTATCTACGACTTGCTGCATCTGTTAGGTACAAATATCAATATACAAACATCAGGGCACAGTCCATATTTGTTGATATGAAAAATATTACAGGTGTGTTTTGCCTGTAGATGGCAGCATTGTTGCTGTATCTAAGTGTTGAGCTAAGCTGTGTTGAGGCCAGATGAGGGTAATGGGTCTCTGCAGTAGACAGGGACTAGAGCCAAACCACAGAGCCATGAGACCACAgccagacaaacaaacactctcAAACTACTTAATCTATTTCACCctgtcctcctccatctctctcctcccttttctaCCTCCTCCCGaccatcctctctgtcttcaacgGGTCCTTGTCTTATGCTCTCTTTGGATCCTACAACATCCTCACTGCTCTCAGCCTGGCTGGGTTGAGGAGGAGGGGGTCACAGAGGGGAAGGCGTGGATGAGTACTAGACTAGGACAACCTGGCAAAGTGGCTCAGAGGAATATCAGATCATATTTGCAAACAAGGCGGTAATTGGCAATAACTGCAACTACAGTTCTGCTGCCTGGACAAAGGCCTCGACAAAAATCAATACAGGTTTGAGACTGAATCACATTCTTCACTTAAGTTTGTTGTTAACTCTTGGAGCATCTGCTGGTGTGACCTTTAATGGAGAAATGGTGTGAGTACTGTAAAACAACCACTGAAGTCTAAGCAACTCCTGATgctgtgtgaggaaaaaaaaaaaaaatttctacGTGAAGAGCACGAGAGTTGGTGATGACTAACAGGTGGCCAGCTGGTCAACGATAACACATAAGCAACCAAACTGTACAAAGGCAGTAAAAATGATTGTTAAGCTTTGAGTCATATTGGAGCTAAACTTGTCAAACAAAGAACAGAAagttattgtttatttgcacatttttaATCATGCTAAAGGAGCTATTAGCTTGTTTGTGAGTGTACTGTCGCCCGCTTGGTTCCATCCTGTCCGGCAGTGTTACAGTACCTGTGCCTTTCTTGCAGATGTAGGGCAGGTTGTAGTTGCAGGGCACATCGTTCCACTTGCCATCCTCATGGGCAATGGTCACAACGCAGTCCTCGCCACCTGCGAAGAAGTTGTCTGGCTGGCTCTCCCTCCAGTTCTCATATACCTgcacaacagcaaacagcacaATTCAGCTGCATTTCCTTTCATTCATCAGGTCTGTTACTCTGGAAAGCTCCaatatttttctttgctttattGTTAAAAGCAAAGGTGTACGCAGGTATTTTCAAATGAATGCCATTTGTAAGATTACAAATGAGATTTTGCATATAAATGGGGACAGagttttaatttcaaatgaagctttaaaggTCCTTAAAAATAATTCTCTCAATCAGTTTCTCATTTCGCGTGATAGGGTCTTTTCTGAATACAAAAGTAGAACagtgtttttttagtttttatctgAGCTCTTCTAACCaatcaaaccacacccacacagtcctgatgcTGAACTCTTAATCAATAATAACGGAGGGTATTTTCTTCAGAATTTTAGCTTTGATTGCTGCTTATTTCATCATGTTATCAACAAGAACTGGGGGGTTTTGTGCTAAAGGTTTCGAGAGGATTTAAAACTGGAGTTGGTGATTCTAACATGGCAGCACGACCGAACACTGAACACTAACCAGATCGTTTCCATCAGTCCACTGAAAGTCCTCCTCCACTGTGCGGTCATTTAGTCCTATCCAGGCATTATCATGACCCagacctggaaaaaaaaaaaaaaaacaccagtacAACATTATTCTTTGACCTAATTACActgacatccacacacacttacacatacacTGATGCAGTatatctctgtgtctgtgtctcggTGTATCCGtccttttctgtcttgtctgttcCATCACCTTTTTCTCGaccatttcattttatttgtgactttctctctcttctttgtcttctgcACTCTCCCTGCATCGCActgtaaattaattaatcagGATGATTATGATAAGCTATATTAACCTTGAATGTTTTTATCCTGCTCCCTGCTTCAGTTTTATGCATAACATTATGTCTTTGGCATTTataatctgttttatttcattttatatttcttgttTCTGGATGTACAGGTGTCATGTTCAAATCGATGTCtatgtttccattttttgttctgtgaatTACATGTTACATATAAGACCGAACCACAccaacagaaatacacacataccGTTGATAAACTCCTGCTCCGCAGCGGAGATGACACTACTGAGGTGAGCACTGTGTTCCCTGCAGTCCTTCTCTGCGTCCTCCcaggtgtgtctgtgggtgAAGTACCTGTGGAACAACGAGGTGAGAGTGAATATGAAAATACATATTTCATACATTATGCAGGAAGACAGGTTTAAATGGTACAGAGTGCTGCGGTAAGTATGTCATGGATAACTCAAGGGTATAAAGAAGTAATGCAGATAGATGAGGCACCTGTGGTTGCAGGTAAACACATTGTGACTCCATTTATTTCCAGTGTACAGCCAGTTTTTCATCATTCCTACCTGTAGCAGTGGCCGTGGAACTTCCTCCAACCATGCTCGCAACCTTCTACATCTgtaaagatgaagagaaaggaggaggggaaatgAGAGAGGCTAAAATTATTCCTTCAAGGGCACGTAGAAGCGCTGTTAAGAGCAGGAACATGGAGAAAGATAAAATAGCCTGTCTcagatgggaggagagaggaagcagaacaACCGTTTGCCTCTTTTACTGAGGGTTCTATCTCATTTGGCAAATAAACACTAAAATACATGACTTTGGCATCCTGAGAGGCTAAATACATGAACTGTAATTATACAGGCTCGGTTTCAATTCACTGCACATGTGGCCCTCTCTCTGCACTATTAGTA
The DNA window shown above is from Lates calcarifer isolate ASB-BC8 linkage group LG4, TLL_Latcal_v3, whole genome shotgun sequence and carries:
- the tm6sf2a gene encoding transmembrane 6 superfamily member 2, whose amino-acid sequence is MRPPVEVSVFLLSLLAPGVLYTMNNIPALQEPLPILGMGMVVLGSVLLLLLLTVQDKMKVDPLFYVFAEFSFTCMVGLTNALEQDGFISGFMGFYLKMGEPHLSTAYAVMMSYWEGVVHFVLFLTIIHCMFRRKSYRSLGLLWAGSSIAHQIVLIPGVVIGKYGSNIRPAFWRNVPFFLVPFWAASLLFSRPREMPIVPADKVAAEQKKGLLSRPVDLLLSLLLVGAMAFSVFRGLVVLDCPLDACFTYIYQYEPYLKDPVGFPRVMMLVYLFYAVPLLTVLIYGLKTPGCSWMLDWTIFFAGAMAQTQWCHIGASLHSRTPFTYRVPADKWWPVITLNALLAAAPALLALRCHTNPAYFMKPVPKGQTNNEKKKN